In the Verrucomicrobiota bacterium genome, TTGGCCGAGGCCGAAAGCTCGGTCGCGATCCTGCTCGTCGATGATGGATCGGGCGAGCGGGAAGCCGAAAGTCTCTCCCGACTCGCGGAAAGGCTGCGGGCCACCTTCCCCGCCTTGCTCCCCCCGCTCCTTCTCACCCGGCACCAGGGAAAAGGAGCCGCCATACGGGCTGGCTGGGACCAGTTGGCTCCCAGCCACACCTGGCTGGCCTTCATCGATGCCGATGGCGCCGTCTCGCCGCGAGAACTTCTTCGCCTTCTCCAACTTCAAGGCACAGAGAGCGAAGCCATTTTCTCCTCCCGTCGGGCCCGCCCTCGCCGGAAAGTGGAGCGGGCTTTTGACCGTCGCCTCATGGGCCTGGTCTTCCACCTCCTCGAAAAACTCCTTCTGGACACCGGCCTGAGCGATACCCAATGCGGCTGCAAAATGCTCCCCTCCTCCCTCTGGCAAGCCCTCTCCCCCCAGGCCAGAGAGACCCAGTTTCTCTTCGACATCGAGCTAGCCATCCTGCTCCAGCGCGCCGGCGTCCCCATCCGGGAGGTCCCGATCGACTGGCAGGAAGTGGGCGGCTCGCGCTTGCACTGGAGTGAGCCCTTCCGCATGGCCGCCTCCCTCGGAGCCCTTCGCCATCGCCTACTCGGGCAGGAAAGGACCTGAGCCCTCCTCGTTCAGCACCCAGCTGAGAGCCAGGACCTCCTCGACCACCACCCGTTTGCCGGTTTCTCCAAGGGTCGTAACGTCTCGCGGATCGGGGGCGGGAAAACGCAGCCGGACGGTCACCGCCACCCAAGGGTCCTTCACCTCCCAATCGTCTCCCTGCTCTTGATCCAAAAAAAGAGCCTCCCTCAAAGAAGCCATCTGCGGAGAAGAGCGAGCGAGAAAACCAAAACAGAACTCGCTCTCGGGGGAAGGCGCGAACTTGAGACAGAGAAACTCTTCCTCCGGGAATTGGGTGGTCTCGATGGCGAGTCGCTTGGCCCAAACTCGGTAGACCAGCGACTCCGGCCTACGCTGAGAAATGAAAAGCGACCAAGGAATCGGCTCCTTCTGGACCGAGGCCTCCCAATCAACCTGGTAGGCCCCGGCCTCTTGCACCACATACACCCACCCCGCCTGACCCTGTGGCCCGGCCCAGCCAACCCGGAGAACCTCGGGGATCCCCGGCCGCTCCTCCACGATCGCCTGGATCTGAGGCTGACTCGTCCGCTCCAAAAGATTGCTCTTATAATAGCTCTCCATGGCCGGAATGAGAGAGACGCGATTGCGGACCACCTCGGCCCGTTCCCCCCAGGTCCTCGCCTGAAGGTAGCGCTGCACCAGCTCGATCACCCCATAGCGATCCACCAGGGCCCGCAGCGTCCGCTCATCGGTGGCCTCCCGAGCCAGAGGTCTCTCCTCTGGTTCCTGAAAAGAATCCCTCCCAAAACGCTCCATGCGCTCGGCCAACATTTGCCGCACCTCCCTGACCGTCATCGTCACGAAGCCCACCACCATGAGCGTCAGGGCCACCCCCTTCCAGGGCGGCTTCCGGCTCCGCGACCTGCCCCTCCGTTCTTGGCTCTTTCGGACGGATTTTCTCCGCCGACCACCGCCGGAGGAGGGCCCGACCGCCCTCTCAGGAGTGACCGCCCGCGACGCCGTTTCCCTCGCCTGCGGGAGCCTCGGAAAGCCTTCCTTTTGCTCCTCTTGCCGAGCAGGCTCAGAGGAAACCGTTTCAGAAGAAGGGGTGCCCGCCCTCACCTGCTCCTCCGCTTTCCGAACCGCCGCCGCAGGGAGGCTCATCCCACAACCACTACAGCTATAAGCCGTCTTGAGCGCCCCCGGCAAAATCGGATTGACCCGGCCACACCTGGGGCAAAGAACCAGCCCCGCCTTCGGTGCGCCCGAAGGAGAAGATCGGTCTGCTTCAGCATCCCAAGACGACATCGCGCCGCATCGAAACCCATTCCCTCCCGTCCTGCAATCCTCGAATCCCGGCCCTCCCCGGCCTCAGGGAGCCAACCAACCAAAGCGGACGAGATCGGTGATCACAGGCTGGGGCGGCCTGCCCTCCATGGAGCGAAAGCGCGCTCGCACCATCACGGGAACCTCGCGGGAACTCTCTGGCCCCACCACCATATTGGTCCAATGATCCCTCATTTCTTCGAAGGCGACGCTCCCCCGGTCGCAGTAGCCGATGGCTGAAACCTCATC is a window encoding:
- a CDS encoding glycosyltransferase; translated protein: MSSPTSTGLVIPCFRESKRLPNFLPLLCQALAEAESSVAILLVDDGSGEREAESLSRLAERLRATFPALLPPLLLTRHQGKGAAIRAGWDQLAPSHTWLAFIDADGAVSPRELLRLLQLQGTESEAIFSSRRARPRRKVERAFDRRLMGLVFHLLEKLLLDTGLSDTQCGCKMLPSSLWQALSPQARETQFLFDIELAILLQRAGVPIREVPIDWQEVGGSRLHWSEPFRMAASLGALRHRLLGQERT